A genomic segment from Desulfurispirillum indicum S5 encodes:
- a CDS encoding 4Fe-4S dicluster domain-containing protein encodes MKRRTFLRATAAAGILAGMGAGSHVTTKLLVSTAEASSSGQSGKKRLGMFIDVNGCVGCNMCTVACNKENNVGPKVSRTKILPIEPEGTYLSMACQHCDRPPCVLVCPITATYRRDKDGIVMQDDSKCMGCKYCMTACPYGVRTFNKYRPFPGDQAQYNLNPEVKPRPRHVVEKCSFCDHRSDRDQKPACIEACPVGIRYFGNLDDPDSEISQMIRKRNAITLLPDQKTKPKVYFAFPYNTQTRFNGDKS; translated from the coding sequence ATGAAAAGGCGTACTTTTCTAAGGGCCACTGCCGCTGCTGGCATTCTTGCCGGCATGGGAGCGGGAAGCCATGTGACTACCAAGTTACTGGTGAGCACCGCTGAGGCGTCATCCAGTGGACAGAGTGGCAAGAAGCGATTGGGCATGTTCATTGATGTCAACGGCTGTGTTGGCTGCAACATGTGTACTGTTGCCTGTAACAAGGAGAACAACGTGGGGCCCAAGGTGAGCCGCACCAAGATTCTGCCTATCGAACCCGAGGGCACGTACCTCTCCATGGCCTGCCAGCACTGTGACCGCCCGCCCTGCGTCCTGGTATGCCCCATCACTGCAACCTATCGCCGCGACAAGGATGGCATAGTCATGCAGGATGACAGCAAGTGCATGGGCTGCAAATACTGCATGACAGCCTGCCCTTACGGTGTGCGCACCTTCAACAAGTACCGTCCGTTCCCCGGCGATCAGGCGCAGTACAACCTCAACCCCGAAGTCAAGCCCCGCCCCCGTCACGTGGTGGAAAAGTGTTCCTTCTGCGACCACCGCTCCGATCGCGACCAGAAACCTGCCTGTATTGAGGCGTGCCCGGTTGGCATCCGTTACTTCGGCAACCTGGACGACCCCGACAGTGAGATCAGCCAGATGATCAGGAAGCGCAACGCCATCACCCTGTTGCCGGATCAGAAGACGAAACCGAAAGTCTACTTCGCCTTCCCGTACAACACGCAGACACGCTTCAATGGCGACAAAAGTTAA
- a CDS encoding NapC/NirT family cytochrome c has protein sequence MKNLSPKAWIIVGVVALFIIVGGTVSVANKTSSDSFCIRCHAYEKVSWDHGDHPDVGCIACHTKGMMTDKVKGIQKVYLTSTGQVNPHNDLLPSYKEAITENCIGCHLSREQRSERPIFSARHDEYMKYQATCMGCHDPGHVKSMQNQRFAASRR, from the coding sequence ATGAAAAACCTCAGCCCCAAAGCATGGATAATAGTGGGAGTTGTTGCCCTCTTTATCATCGTGGGCGGGACAGTGAGCGTGGCCAACAAAACTTCATCTGACAGCTTCTGCATCAGATGCCACGCTTATGAAAAGGTATCCTGGGACCATGGGGATCACCCCGATGTGGGATGCATAGCATGTCATACCAAGGGCATGATGACGGATAAGGTCAAAGGTATCCAGAAAGTGTATCTCACGTCCACCGGCCAGGTTAACCCGCATAACGATCTGCTTCCCAGCTATAAGGAAGCCATTACGGAAAACTGCATCGGCTGCCACCTGAGCCGTGAGCAGCGCTCTGAGCGGCCCATCTTCAGCGCTCGTCACGACGAGTACATGAAGTACCAGGCCACCTGCATGGGCTGCCATGACCCAGGGCACGTGAAGAGCATGCAGAACCAACGCTTTGCCGCCTCACGACGCTAA
- the nrfD gene encoding NrfD/PsrC family molybdoenzyme membrane anchor subunit: MSLNIQAQKINFGPLKPTMGTWFWVLVFGALGLILAYSAVYIFFQGQHTLATSDPVPWNVFVSAYIFFVVTSTGLCFISAFGAVFGIEKYELIAKRAVFASLVFLAVGMTAIFLDIGRPWMMYNYAISPNPASPMFWMGVFYGLYFFLLLMELIFIIRGNLKATQFWGTLGFISAVVAHGCLGALLGMIYAKPLWFGPYMPIYFIMSAFVSGLASLSIILIISYKSKNRKMSQRMHELILDMGKVFGYAVCALLFFVFWKNASGIFADKPELHWILYGEYAARFWIGEVLIGLIIPIFILLYKGTRTHFGILIAAIMVIAGLVMARVNLVIIGQLQTPFGQPLGTYSANMLEIMFFAGLFGMFGLIYLVGAYFFQFEEFEDMVSDALDEAGH; this comes from the coding sequence ATGTCACTGAATATTCAAGCTCAAAAGATCAACTTCGGCCCCCTCAAGCCAACCATGGGAACCTGGTTCTGGGTTCTGGTTTTCGGCGCCCTGGGCCTTATCCTCGCGTATTCCGCCGTGTACATCTTCTTCCAGGGACAGCACACGCTGGCCACCAGTGATCCGGTGCCCTGGAACGTCTTTGTTTCCGCTTACATCTTCTTTGTGGTAACCAGTACGGGCCTGTGCTTTATCTCCGCCTTCGGCGCGGTGTTCGGCATTGAGAAGTACGAGCTGATCGCCAAGCGGGCCGTTTTCGCCTCGCTGGTCTTCCTGGCCGTGGGCATGACCGCTATCTTCCTGGATATCGGACGCCCCTGGATGATGTACAACTACGCCATTTCCCCCAACCCTGCGTCTCCCATGTTCTGGATGGGCGTGTTCTATGGCCTGTACTTCTTCCTGCTGCTCATGGAGCTGATCTTCATTATTCGCGGCAACCTGAAGGCCACCCAGTTCTGGGGAACCCTGGGCTTTATCTCAGCGGTCGTCGCCCACGGCTGTCTGGGCGCCCTGCTGGGCATGATCTACGCCAAGCCTCTGTGGTTCGGCCCCTACATGCCCATCTACTTTATCATGTCGGCTTTTGTATCCGGACTGGCTTCCCTGAGCATCATCCTGATCATCAGCTACAAGTCCAAGAACCGCAAGATGTCCCAGCGCATGCATGAGCTCATCCTCGACATGGGCAAGGTCTTCGGCTATGCCGTGTGCGCCCTGCTGTTCTTTGTCTTCTGGAAAAACGCTTCCGGCATCTTTGCCGACAAGCCCGAGCTGCACTGGATTCTCTACGGTGAGTACGCTGCCCGCTTCTGGATCGGCGAAGTGCTTATCGGACTGATCATCCCGATCTTCATTCTGCTGTATAAAGGAACCCGCACTCACTTCGGCATCCTGATTGCCGCGATCATGGTTATCGCAGGCCTGGTCATGGCCCGTGTCAACCTGGTTATCATCGGCCAGCTGCAGACCCCCTTCGGTCAGCCCTTGGGAACCTACAGCGCCAATATGCTGGAGATCATGTTCTTTGCCGGCCTGTTCGGCATGTTCGGACTGATCTACCTGGTTGGTGCCTACTTCTTCCAGTTCGAGGAGTTTGAGGATATGGTATCCGACGCCCTCGATGAAGCCGGACACTGA
- a CDS encoding TorD/DmsD family molecular chaperone: MQKHDNRSEARAYIYTWFSEKFIALAEQQLPDDWETETLAEAFDYIGLPQLGALATEMASQINQTPAFSEAIIKEHFRLFFGGQEEPIPLFGSWWIDGGFDGPSTQMVFEVYEQHELTPHEDIQWLPDHISIELEFLYSLAVREEQAREAGEIATALANATAQLEFLRQFVSPWVPLVCQRAIQQAQEEFFPLFCQLLQGMVTEDQVVLSDIINDYQQTLS, encoded by the coding sequence GTGCAAAAACACGACAATCGTTCCGAAGCCCGAGCTTACATATACACCTGGTTTTCCGAAAAGTTCATCGCCCTTGCCGAGCAGCAGCTGCCCGATGACTGGGAAACCGAAACCCTGGCCGAAGCTTTTGATTACATCGGACTGCCACAGCTTGGGGCGCTTGCCACCGAAATGGCCTCCCAGATCAATCAGACGCCAGCATTCAGCGAAGCGATCATCAAGGAGCACTTCCGCCTCTTCTTCGGCGGCCAGGAGGAGCCCATTCCCCTCTTTGGCTCCTGGTGGATAGACGGGGGCTTTGACGGCCCCTCGACCCAGATGGTCTTTGAGGTGTATGAACAGCATGAGCTGACACCCCACGAAGATATTCAGTGGCTGCCCGACCATATCAGCATTGAACTGGAATTTCTCTACTCCCTGGCCGTGCGTGAAGAGCAGGCCCGCGAAGCCGGTGAGATCGCGACTGCCCTGGCCAATGCCACGGCACAGTTGGAATTTCTGCGCCAGTTCGTCTCTCCCTGGGTACCTCTCGTCTGCCAGCGTGCGATTCAGCAAGCCCAGGAAGAGTTCTTTCCCCTGTTCTGCCAGCTTCTCCAGGGCATGGTTACGGAAGATCAGGTCGTCCTGAGCGATATTATCAACGATTACCAGCAAACCCTATCCTAA
- a CDS encoding sigma-54-dependent transcriptional regulator encodes MSYENASILIVEDDLTIGEHLVGHYGSLYSVVWCSDIASAIETVSSHTFDLVLLDMHLPDGEGTQVLQILPDAPGSPQAIILTAFPEHQMAVRTIKMGALDYLEKPFDLDDLDLIVAKALQQSYSRQKLALGDRQRVDALDSIKGDSDAVNHVKELISTIAQSPDTTVLITGETGTGKELVAQAIHELSARRSRPIVRVNCAALPSSLIEAELFGYEKGAYTDAKKSRKGYIEMAAGGTLFLDEIGELGLEVQSKLLRFLEAKTFTKIGGEREIQVDVRVIAATNRDMARMLEDKSFRSDLYYRLNVVQINLPTLRERSGDISTLLRHYITHYCQRMGRPVLELGAEILAEATAYHWPGNVRELRNVAERTALLGTFPSLLGDGRTHQMRQQNGDSTEEAFKTLADVERELIIATYHRLQKNKTRTAEVLGINRVTLRKKLEEYGVQ; translated from the coding sequence ATGTCCTATGAAAATGCCAGCATTCTCATAGTCGAAGATGACCTGACCATAGGGGAACACCTGGTCGGTCATTACGGGAGTCTTTACAGTGTTGTCTGGTGCAGCGACATCGCGTCAGCCATCGAAACGGTGAGCTCCCACACCTTTGATCTGGTTCTGCTGGATATGCATCTGCCCGATGGTGAAGGAACCCAGGTGCTGCAGATATTGCCCGATGCGCCGGGAAGCCCCCAGGCAATTATCCTTACGGCCTTCCCCGAACATCAGATGGCTGTTCGCACCATCAAGATGGGAGCTCTGGACTATCTGGAAAAGCCCTTTGATCTGGATGACCTGGATCTGATCGTCGCCAAGGCTCTGCAGCAGAGTTATTCGCGCCAGAAGCTCGCCCTTGGCGATCGGCAGCGCGTTGATGCCCTGGACAGTATCAAGGGTGATTCTGATGCGGTGAACCATGTGAAAGAGCTCATCAGCACCATCGCCCAGTCGCCTGACACCACGGTGCTGATTACCGGCGAAACGGGAACGGGCAAGGAATTGGTGGCCCAGGCCATCCATGAACTGTCGGCGCGCCGCAGTCGCCCCATCGTGCGGGTCAACTGTGCCGCTCTGCCATCAAGTCTGATTGAGGCCGAGCTGTTCGGTTATGAGAAAGGCGCCTACACCGATGCCAAAAAGAGTCGCAAGGGCTACATCGAAATGGCTGCCGGTGGCACGCTCTTCCTGGACGAAATCGGTGAGCTGGGGCTTGAGGTGCAGTCGAAGCTGCTGCGCTTTCTGGAGGCCAAGACATTCACCAAAATCGGTGGCGAGCGGGAGATTCAGGTTGATGTGCGGGTGATTGCCGCCACTAACCGCGATATGGCCAGAATGCTTGAGGATAAATCGTTTCGGAGCGATCTTTACTATCGACTGAATGTGGTGCAGATCAATCTGCCGACCCTGCGGGAGCGCAGTGGAGATATCTCCACTTTGCTTCGGCACTACATTACTCACTACTGTCAGCGTATGGGGAGGCCTGTCCTGGAGCTTGGCGCCGAGATTCTGGCCGAGGCCACGGCCTATCACTGGCCTGGCAACGTGCGCGAGCTGCGGAATGTGGCTGAACGCACGGCTTTGCTGGGAACTTTCCCCAGTCTGCTGGGTGATGGACGAACGCACCAGATGCGTCAGCAAAATGGAGATTCCACTGAAGAGGCCTTTAAAACCCTCGCCGATGTGGAGAGGGAACTGATCATTGCCACGTACCACCGCCTGCAAAAGAACAAGACACGCACGGCGGAGGTTCTGGGGATAAATCGAGTCACTTTGCGCAAAAAACTGGAAGAGTATGGCGTGCAGTAG
- a CDS encoding 4Fe-4S binding protein: protein MKTPAITDDRLLFFHQLCLNHKLPHPVCSGCVDACPFGALQQQGSSIEIDHDRCTLCGACVAACPVLAVNLRQHPYAGISGHITEKPYFALGCFRQSAGQEHIRIPCARVVDIALLGHRAIEQPDESASMQILTADCTRCPCNGDGGLPSHISSLQEESAFWRIPVDIELQQVSSKDRTGKGAPPSSGSGLSRRSLLRFFRSGEPHIASSAPANSAPDTCESSCHKRQLLLAYLSRTPFPLSSATVLPGHSFGQIHMERGGECTLCEVCTRLCPTRALYWLDSENQRSLRFDPTLCIACKRCTLCPGKLLTLQSITCGEFFSGTRDLCQFATAACESCDDLFVKNPETNGLLCPVCQTMAKNQQRLLADLKNCSDTQ from the coding sequence ATGAAAACACCTGCCATCACTGACGACCGGCTGCTCTTTTTCCACCAGCTGTGCCTCAATCACAAGCTGCCACACCCTGTCTGCTCAGGATGCGTGGATGCCTGCCCCTTTGGCGCCCTGCAGCAACAGGGATCAAGCATTGAAATCGACCACGACCGGTGCACCCTCTGCGGCGCCTGTGTGGCCGCGTGCCCCGTACTGGCAGTCAATCTGCGCCAGCACCCGTATGCCGGTATCTCTGGACACATCACAGAAAAACCATACTTTGCCCTGGGCTGTTTCCGGCAAAGCGCCGGGCAGGAGCATATCCGCATTCCCTGCGCGCGGGTTGTGGATATTGCCCTGCTGGGCCACAGGGCCATCGAACAGCCTGATGAATCCGCTTCAATGCAGATTCTGACGGCTGACTGTACGCGCTGCCCGTGTAATGGCGATGGCGGACTGCCTTCGCATATCTCTTCCCTGCAGGAGGAGTCGGCTTTCTGGCGTATCCCCGTTGATATTGAGCTCCAGCAGGTCAGCAGCAAAGACCGAACAGGAAAGGGCGCTCCCCCTTCTTCAGGCAGCGGCCTCAGCAGGCGTTCATTGCTGCGCTTCTTCCGAAGCGGCGAACCTCATATTGCGTCATCAGCTCCTGCGAACAGTGCGCCAGACACATGTGAAAGCAGCTGCCACAAGCGGCAACTGCTGCTTGCGTACCTCTCCCGCACCCCTTTCCCTCTCTCCTCAGCCACGGTGCTGCCAGGACACTCCTTTGGCCAGATACACATGGAAAGGGGTGGTGAGTGCACCCTGTGCGAAGTGTGCACCCGCCTCTGCCCGACCAGGGCCCTGTACTGGCTGGACTCAGAAAATCAGCGTTCGCTGCGCTTTGACCCCACGCTGTGTATCGCCTGCAAGCGTTGCACCCTGTGCCCCGGCAAACTGCTCACCCTGCAGTCCATCACCTGTGGGGAGTTTTTCAGCGGAACCCGCGATCTGTGCCAGTTTGCCACAGCAGCCTGTGAGAGCTGCGACGATCTGTTTGTGAAAAATCCAGAAACAAACGGACTACTCTGCCCGGTTTGTCAGACCATGGCAAAGAACCAGCAACGCCTTCTTGCGGACCTGAAAAATTGTTCAGACACCCAATGA
- a CDS encoding ammonia-forming cytochrome c nitrite reductase subunit c552 encodes MRKTLAVIAALFVALAFAGNAAAVNVDLGPGNEPFKNLPQYQSYLKNNDDTQMTEYGGSVPHAKHDGVNPLPKGYKHAQPYLKNLWLGYPFSYQYDRARGHTYAIKDILKIDRINRYSEQAGLPATCFNCKTSTIPTLVEAYGDAFWSSNFHDYRQAHDTSNHAIGCNNCHDAENNMQLVITSIPLEETLERLGKPWQDASRNEMRSLVCAQCHVEYYFETGAHGVAAKPHLPWDKGMDPADMYEFYADGQPDRDGFKGQFVDWTHAVSKTPMIKTQHPEYEMFYDSVHGAAGVSCADCHMPRMKQGAVTITSHHWTSPIKNDEMIRVSCTGCHDDKSTGYLRDRVIYHQEKTWKQLNIAQEKSVRAHEAVRLAMEFNGVDQKLLAEAREMVRKGQWFWDYVSAENSAGFHNPTKALETLAFSQQYSDEAVKLAMQATGYAIAPKLEGPIEKLVPPIMEHSRKLQQSQEHLNSHKWLQYLPKLPEADLVWDGQKKLR; translated from the coding sequence ATGCGTAAAACTCTTGCTGTGATCGCAGCGCTCTTTGTGGCTCTGGCCTTCGCCGGGAATGCCGCTGCTGTGAATGTTGATTTGGGTCCAGGCAATGAGCCATTCAAAAACCTGCCCCAGTATCAGTCTTACCTGAAGAACAATGATGACACTCAGATGACCGAGTATGGTGGGTCTGTACCTCATGCCAAGCATGATGGTGTTAACCCCCTGCCCAAGGGCTACAAGCATGCCCAGCCCTACCTGAAGAACCTGTGGCTCGGCTACCCTTTCAGCTACCAGTATGACCGTGCCCGCGGCCATACCTATGCCATCAAAGACATTTTGAAAATTGACCGTATCAACCGTTACAGCGAACAGGCCGGCCTGCCAGCCACCTGCTTCAACTGTAAAACCAGCACCATTCCCACCCTCGTGGAGGCCTATGGTGACGCCTTCTGGTCATCCAACTTCCATGACTACCGTCAGGCCCATGACACTTCCAACCACGCCATTGGGTGTAACAACTGTCACGATGCTGAAAACAATATGCAGCTGGTGATCACTTCAATTCCCCTGGAAGAAACCCTTGAGCGCCTGGGTAAGCCCTGGCAGGACGCTTCCCGCAATGAAATGCGTTCCCTGGTGTGCGCCCAGTGTCACGTTGAATACTACTTCGAAACCGGTGCCCATGGTGTAGCTGCCAAGCCTCACCTCCCCTGGGACAAGGGTATGGACCCTGCTGACATGTATGAGTTCTATGCCGACGGCCAGCCCGATCGCGATGGCTTCAAGGGTCAGTTTGTTGATTGGACTCACGCGGTCTCCAAGACACCCATGATCAAGACCCAGCATCCCGAGTACGAAATGTTCTATGACTCCGTTCACGGCGCTGCTGGAGTTTCCTGTGCCGACTGCCACATGCCTCGCATGAAGCAGGGAGCCGTGACCATCACCTCTCACCACTGGACTTCGCCTATCAAGAACGACGAGATGATCCGCGTTTCCTGTACCGGCTGCCACGACGACAAATCTACCGGCTACCTGCGTGATCGCGTTATCTACCACCAGGAGAAAACCTGGAAGCAGCTGAATATCGCCCAGGAGAAATCCGTGCGCGCCCACGAAGCCGTGCGTCTGGCCATGGAATTCAATGGTGTTGATCAGAAGCTGCTGGCTGAAGCCCGCGAGATGGTCCGTAAAGGTCAGTGGTTCTGGGATTATGTCTCTGCCGAGAACAGTGCCGGCTTCCACAACCCCACCAAGGCTCTGGAAACCCTGGCATTCTCCCAGCAGTACAGTGACGAGGCGGTAAAACTGGCCATGCAGGCCACTGGCTACGCCATCGCACCCAAGCTGGAAGGACCTATCGAGAAGCTGGTTCCCCCCATTATGGAGCACAGCCGCAAGCTGCAGCAGAGCCAGGAGCACCTGAACTCTCACAAGTGGCTGCAGTACCTGCCCAAGCTGCCCGAGGCCGACCTGGTCTGGGATGGACAGAAAAAGCTGCGCTGA